From the genome of Kwoniella dejecticola CBS 10117 chromosome 3, complete sequence:
TCCAGTACGAGTCCAACCAGAACAGCGATCACCTGGAGGATCCGAGCAGAAGGAAGTCCccccttcgccatcttcTGATCCGCGGGTCGATAGATGGGTCGCAGAGATGAGGTTGTCGGGCGAGAAggcgaaaggaggaagagaggggaGTAAGCGAGGAAAGTGACTGAACGAATGAACAGATCGAAAAGCGATTCACCTTGTTGATGAAAATCTGAGACTGTAAAGTATACAGAAGAATATATCATATAATTGTATCTAGCAGCTTACGATGTAACATGTATGACATTAAACAAGTGAAAGTCAACGACTCACCATGCCGTATGACCCAAGGAGCCACTGCTGATCTTCATGATCAATGTATGAGAATGAGTGAAGGGCACGTACCACCGTTCAGGGCTAGTCTGTATGATACGACTTCAGCATACGCGGTAGTCTTCCTAaattcattcatcatccttttcaCGTTGCTTGCCTCTTTCGTCAGCTGCCCatcatacagtacatcaaccaccttcttccgcttcacAATACGAGGAGGATCGACTTCTGAGATCCGATAGTTCAGCAAGACTCGTTATACAGCTCGGCTGTACGTCGGTCCCGTAAGTACTAACTACCTTCAGTGACGCACATAGCATCGTGGGGGAACAGTGATCAgtgaatgagctgacgttatgcGAATCACAGACAGACACCCGTCTCCTAGCTCATTTTTCTCGCAAAAGAACGATACAGTAGAAGAGATTTCGACATGACACCTGACCCTCAAATAGATGAGGTCTACCAGGATGCCGAAGCTGAATATACCCTGGTGTCTTCCGATAATATCGCTTTCAAGGTTCATAGACATCATCTGTTCCTCAGGTACATCGCATATTGTCGATTTCATGATGTTTTGAAGTGGCGATGGTAACTGACGATCACCTGCTCAACAGTTCGGTCTTTAAGGACATGGTAGACGCTCTTGACCCTTCTTGCACCACTATCAGCCCCACCGACGAGTACATGGAGGAAGCGGACACGATTAGATACTTCCTCGATATCTGCCATCACAAAGCGACAGCCCTCATTTGGGACACCTACGGCGTATTTCGCGCAGTAATCAGCTTTGTCAAAAATTACGAAATCCACCTGATCGAGCCCTTCCTCCGCCTGCAATTGCAGAAACACATAGAGGGCGATGGTAGAGCCAGGTACTGCTTCATCCTTGCAGCAGAACTCGCAGATATCGAGTGTGCCGCCAGAAGTATCGAGAAGGCCGGAGAAATGGTATTCGAGAATAATGACGGTACAAACGCTCCTAAGAAGTGGTTCATTAACGAACAGATCCATGATCGCGCAAAATTGGGACCATCCGGATAATGGGGCTTCCTTGACAACGAGTCAATCATGGATCCTTCCGCTTGGCCACTCTGGGCATCAAGAAGAGTAGATCGCGATTATCAAGCTGCCTTGCAACGCACGATGACACGTTTCCCTCTGGATTCTGGCCCGAACttgggaagaaagagagCAGTTTATTTCAGGAAGCTTATGGACGACCTTGAACATTGATATCTTCAATTCTGGCTCAAAGATAAGTTATATATATATTTGATCATCCTATAAGTAGCACGTTTCCACAATGATAACTGGTCCATTGTATGCATATCCGTACATGTGTAGTCTCCGACACAGTGCTTCGGACTTCGAACGGACGTTGTAGTGTCTGCGAGTCTTCCCAAAACagatggtgagctgacgagataaGTGTACAGGAATGTAAGGGCGCAAACACTGGATTGAGGGCATCAGAGTCCAAGGCTACTACACTTCTTATCCACACGAAATCAAATAGATTTCGTGCAGTGTCTTGCATACTGTATTTACATCCTTTCCTCACTTTTATTTCTCTcgctttttctttctttctgaGATCTACAAGATTCTTGAGTGCCATTCGAAGGTATGGGCTTACTCTTCTCGTCCTTTGACCTTGTTAAGATATCGCAGAATTGCCTCAATATAGAGGCACAGGCTCGACGACatatgatgatgagcggAGCGGAGCTGTCGAGAGTTGGGCTGTTGTCACAGCTAGGCAAGCACGTTATCGATTCGCTATCATGCttgaagatcaggaagaatCAAAGCCTAAAACCGATGAAGTCTaccaaagcgaaagcgaagacgCAGAGATCACCCTTATCTCGTCAGATCATGTCGCTTTCAAGGTTCACAGATACCATCTACAATCACACAGGTCGGTTCAGtcctcaaaatcaaaatcaacaaagGTTAGCAATGAGTCACTGAAGTCCCCTGATTGATCCGTCGCAGCGGTGTGTTACGATCGATGATTGCCGATTTCGGAACGATGTCGAGTGAACAAACGATAGAGCTCCCCGATACGCAATGCGCAAGTCGAACATTCGTTCACaatccgcctcttcctcgacatcattTATAATCGCCCCCTTAATCTTATCCGCGATTCCCTTGGACCCTTCCGAAATTGCATCTACCTCGCGAAGAAATACGAGTGTGAAACGGTCCTAACAGCTCTCAAATTTCACACGACGACGTTCCTCGAACAGTACATCTCGCCTCATTACTTGTTTATCCTTGCTGCTGAGCTGGATAATGTCAACCTAGCTGTTGGGGCCATCGCCAAAATGGGCACTCGGCACTGGCCAGTCGAAGCCGATGAGCCGGATCCCATCTTTTGGCGATCTCCTTCGGAGGAAATGGAACAGAGCAAGACGGGTATGTGCGGCTTAGGACTCAGCAGATCTGCCGGAGTCTTGGAAGTTACCTCTTGGCCAATATGGGAGCTGTACAGGGTACCACTGCCCTATGTGGTCGCCTTGATGAAGACTGGAAGAACCCACAGTTTGGCCAGTGGGTCcggcgagggcgaggaggCCAGTCTGCAGTTCAAGAAATTGATGACGGAATGGAAGGGGTTGGAGAAGTAGACAATGGAGCTTCCGGCCCAAGGGCAAAAAGTACAAGATCTAGTGATATATGAAATGACCATCATCTGGCGAAAGGGTATCATTCATGATGCTGGATATGGTGTACTGACCTAGACTACGTATCTTACACTCCATCGCTGGCATTCTGACTCATACTCCTAGTCCAATCTCGGTCCTCCAACCGGGGTTCCCGAATCCTTATGATCCCTTCCATTGCATTTCTGCAGCAAACCAACGAACAACCCAACAGCTCCAACAAGCAAGACCAaagcgagaagaggatgttcTACACTCATTTGCTGTTGGACGaacagatcagcttcttgcaGCTTCTTGCCCGCAGAGTCAAGGCTGGCACGAAAGAGCTGACGTACCCCGAAATTGATCAGAGTCGCTGCGGCGCTCCTTGAACCCCATTGCAAGGTCGATTCTATCCGTTTAGGCCGCAAGAAATGTTGATATATGCCTTCGAGCACTGAGAATATGCTGGTTCCGTCGAATTCGATTTGATTGCCCTCGATAGTGGTATCGTAATATTCGTCCAACTACTCATACTCGGTCAGCTTATTATACTCCTCTAATGAGCGCGTGAAAGGCTTACTGGTGTATCGATCACAACAACGGCGGGTATTTTGCTCTTCTTTATGCTGCGAGGCATGTGAGTACTGACTGTACTCACCAGCAAGAGAGATAAGGTACTCACTTGTATTGCTGCTTCAGCCATCCACTCCACTTTTCACCGTCGACCCAGACGAACCAAACAGGTTGGGCGAACGGCcttccgcctttcttccATGCTTTAGCGACTTCTTCTAACTGATCtctatccttcttcccctcctctcccttGTGTAAAGCTCCAAGAACTACTATCGCTCTGCTATTCGAGTTCATCACTGCATTGTAATTGCTTCCTGTCAATTCTAGCAGCGTGGGGAATCGGTGAAGCTGGATGAACTTGTTCAAGCTGTCCTGCGATGCTGGAAAAGCTAATGAGCCGACTGGACGCGAAGAGTAGGATGAGAAGGCGAATAAGACTGAAGTGGGAGGTGGATTGGCGATGGATAACTGTTGATATAGCTGAGCATCGGATGAGGTATAAGCCGGAACAGAGCCGAGAAGCGGTTCGAGCGCTTTCTTGACGGATTGCTGTCAGACGAGTATCTCAGTAAGATGTCCTTTCTAGCTCGAATCGATGAGACAACGGGCTTACAAGGTCAGCGACGGTGGTATCGTAATTCTGCAGGTACAAGAACAATGCTTCGTTGGATTTAACTACGTTGTCAAATTCGGCGAATTTCAAGGGTTGTAGAGTCGTCCTACATCAGGTATATCAGTTGGATCGCCCTACCCAAGGCGATCGCTTCGGAATTATGACGTACACTTGAACAGCCTTCTCAGCAAAAGCCTTCAGCTTATCAAATGATCGCGAGCCAGGGTGATCCGTCTTTGTGCCATGATGATACCTGTTCTACGAGTCAACAGCTATTGAGCGATATGCTTGGACAACACTCACATTCGTATCGTTGGGTAGCCTTGTATACCCGATTTCCTGCAGAAGTTCTTGTGAATGTCGCAGTCCACAGCAACGATGTTGAGCTTTCCCTTCATAGCCTCAGCGAGCTTTTCGTACGCTACAAATTCATGAGATATAAGCGCAATTCTATCCTAATTACGCTAATGACATTTGACAACTTACTGGGTCTGAGCTTTTTACAGCTGCAGTGTAGAGTACATGTCAATATCACTCGAGAATTGCAGGTCGCGGATGACTCACTGTCCACACCACGGTGCAAAGAAGTCCACCATTACAGGACCTTTCGCCTTATATTCTTCAAATTGAACTTCGTCTACCTCCACGACCTGTCCATCGGGATTAGGCTTTTCTCCTGATGATacaccatcatcctcgttTGATGCCATCGCACGCAGCTGGGTATATTCTTCGACTCTTTCATTAATGAACTTCTCCAAGTCACCGTATGATCTGTCTCCGGTATAATGAGGTTTCGGTTGTCCATCTTCGTAGACCATTAATTGAGGATCTGCATGAAACTGAGTGAGCTGTTTTGCAGAATGACTGTAACATAATCGAACTTACAGAACTTGATTCCATTTGTGTTACACAGATCTGCCAGTTTGTCAGCTATCTTGAGTACATCTTCCTGACGACGCGCAAAgctcagctgactcaccaccCTGTGCTAGACAGTTGACTTGTGCCATGTGGAATCCTGATAATCGCTCTAAATGCTGCTTGTCCTTGGCCATCTGCGCCCAGGTTGGAGCAAAGGCTCTACAGTGACTACCTATGAGCAGAAACATCTAGTCAACCATAGCGCAGATCGCCTATTGGGACAACGTATCTTACATTTCGGTGAATAGTGCTCGACCAACCTGAATTACGAAGAATCGGTGAGCTTGATGACCTAGATAAACCCGTATTTGAGCTTACCATATGCCTCGCGAAGTTTCTTGCTTGAAATTATCATCTGTCAGTTGACGcaaatcaacatcgtcattcgATGATGCTGCGGACACGCCTGTGAGTGCGGTCGTTATTCCTAATATCGTCAAGAGGTATTGAGGGAGGCGCATTGATAATGAATGAGCTCGATCACAATTGCCGGGAGGTGTGGATGAACTATTCCTGTCTCGCCTCTTCTTATCGTATCTATCCTTGGTATCGATTCCTGTGAGCGTCTCTAGGTGGAAGTCGATAATTCATCTCATTAATGAAAGGATATGCATAGCTCACTCCTgaacaacgacaacggcGACGACGATCTTCGAcaaaacaacaacactcGTCAACTTAGCTCGCATTTACGTAAACAAGCAGATGACCGAGTAAAACGTGTTGTCGCTCAGGGAAACCGGTGCAGCCAGGACCGTCAAGCATCATCGTTTTGGCAACGacatatcatcaatcatcctc
Proteins encoded in this window:
- a CDS encoding protein disulfide-isomerase domain translates to MRLPQYLLTILGITTALTGVSAASSNDDVDLRQLTDDNFKQETSRGIWLVEHYSPKCSHCRAFAPTWAQMAKDKQHLERLSGFHMAQVNCLAQGDLCNTNGIKFYPQLMVYEDGQPKPHYTGDRSYGDLEKFINERVEEYTQLRAMASNEDDGVSSGEKPNPDGQVVEVDEVQFEEYKAKGPVMVDFFAPWCGHCKKLRPTYEKLAEAMKGKLNIVAVDCDIHKNFCRKSGIQGYPTIRMYHHGTKTDHPGSRSFDKLKAFAEKAVQVTTLQPLKFAEFDNVVKSNEALFLYLQNYDTTVADLQSVKKALEPLLGSVPAYTSSDAQLYQQLSIANPPPTSVLFAFSSYSSRPVGSLAFPASQDSLNKFIQLHRFPTLLELTGSNYNAVMNSNSRAIVVLGALHKGEEGKKDRDQLEEVAKAWKKGGRPFAQPVWFVWVDGEKWSGWLKQQYNIKKSKIPAVVVIDTPLDEYYDTTIEGNQIEFDGTSIFSVLEGIYQHFLRPKRIESTLQWGSRSAAATLINFGQMSVEHPLLALVLLVGAVGLFVGLLQKCNGRDHKDSGTPVGGPRLD